One Algihabitans albus genomic region harbors:
- the cobO gene encoding cob(I)yrinic acid a,c-diamide adenosyltransferase — MDDVNAHHRQRMKKIKAARDRMMESKTEEKGLIIVHTGAGKGKSSSGFGMIMRCIAHDMPCAVVQFIKGTWATGERDFLRQNFADQCRFIVSGEGFTWETQDRDRDIAAARAGWEAAKTLIRDPAVRMVLLDEINIALRYDYLDTGEVVAFLTRERPEMTHVVLTGRNAKPQVIEIADLVTEMTLVKHPFRAGIKAQPGVEF; from the coding sequence ATGGACGACGTGAACGCGCATCACCGGCAAAGAATGAAGAAGATCAAGGCCGCCCGTGACCGGATGATGGAAAGCAAGACCGAGGAAAAAGGGCTGATCATCGTCCATACCGGCGCCGGCAAGGGCAAGTCCTCCTCCGGCTTCGGCATGATCATGCGCTGTATCGCGCACGACATGCCCTGCGCGGTCGTACAGTTCATCAAGGGAACCTGGGCCACGGGCGAACGCGATTTTCTGCGCCAGAACTTCGCGGATCAGTGTCGCTTCATCGTCTCCGGCGAGGGCTTCACCTGGGAAACCCAGGATCGCGACCGGGACATCGCCGCCGCCCGGGCGGGTTGGGAGGCCGCGAAGACCTTGATCCGCGACCCCGCCGTTCGCATGGTCCTGCTGGACGAGATCAACATCGCCCTGCGCTACGACTACCTGGATACCGGCGAGGTCGTCGCATTCCTGACACGAGAGAGGCCGGAGATGACCCACGTCGTTCTGACCGGCCGCAACGCCAAGCCGCAGGTGATCGAGATTGCGGACCTGGTCACCGAGATGACCCTCGTGAAGCACCCCTTTCGCGCCGGCATCAAGGCCCAGCCCGGCGTGGAGTTCTGA
- a CDS encoding DUF1636 family protein gives MSGPIELLVCTTCRRGQPLETDRPVAGALLHSALADRTLPQDIDLRAVECLSNCSQGCSIVLRGRGRWTYVYGNLDETHDIDGIVDGAARYLATPDGIVPWRERPAKFRKNCIARIPPLEIADD, from the coding sequence ATGAGCGGACCTATCGAACTCCTGGTCTGCACGACCTGCCGGCGTGGTCAACCGCTGGAGACGGACAGGCCCGTCGCGGGCGCCCTCCTTCATAGCGCTCTGGCCGACCGGACTTTGCCGCAGGATATCGACCTGCGCGCCGTGGAGTGTCTGTCGAACTGTTCGCAAGGCTGTTCGATCGTGCTGCGCGGCAGGGGCCGCTGGACCTACGTCTACGGCAACCTCGACGAAACGCACGATATCGACGGGATCGTCGATGGCGCCGCGCGCTATCTCGCGACGCCCGATGGCATCGTGCCTTGGCGCGAGCGCCCTGCGAAATTCCGCAAGAACTGCATTGCCCGCATCCCGCCCTTGGAGATCGCAGATGACTGA
- the cobN gene encoding cobaltochelatase subunit CobN → MHVIFRESHGLEETETPVDLGQSPADLVVLSFSDSDLGAFAAGWHLARRAGGERLPSLRLGSLAALKHPLSFDTYAERTLHGARGILIRLIGGASYWSYGLQQIESLARKRGIALAVLPADGRPDPQLEAASTLPASTLHRLTQLCDGGGAVAAQAALAQLALAAGLYAAPVIGAKTLPTVGAWTPELGNCCPFALFDPAKRRPRVLVTFYRAYLAAADLDPLETLFAALRRRGFDVAGLFAPSLKAPEAAGWLARHVAGAGPVAVVNVTAFSGRGDDGASPLDAAGVPVFQIALATSSEAAWAAAERGLSPADLAMHVVLPEVDGRIFAGVASFKEPGRRDPQLEFARYSHRAQPDRIEAIAARVAAWARLREKPVAAKHLALVLSTYPGKDWQMAHAVGLDALGSAEAMLEDLAAQGYAVAGGGPLSQTLREDRLSWPLESYREALPTLPESLRQALHKAWGAPEADPDCHDGAFHFAATRRGAALVALQPERGTPGRRDDDYHDLSRVPRHAYVAFYLFLRQAFDCDALIHIGAHGTLEWLPGKAVALSEGCWPEALIGDLPVIYPFIVNDPGEAAQAKRRIAAVTLGHVPPPLRRSATPERLARLETLLDEFSNADGLDPRRRDRLQNDIREEARSLGVEADLGLDAAACPAEAIGRIDRFVCDIKDSQFGDGLHVYGRAPEAEAGFATADSVAGERAALTDALAGRRIAAGPSGSPYRGRSDVLPTGRNLFTTDPRAVPTRSAHAQGLRLAEELLRRHLQEEGDWPRDLVIDLWGSATMRTAGEEFAMALHLLGAKPIWDEGSERVSGVEILPLMLLDRPRIDVTLRVSGLFRDVFPTLSALFAQAVRAVCARDEAPDWNPYAGRQPEPRVYGPAPGSYGLGLGAAAEDYTPEGRLAAGEAWLAASAWALEGERATRDPEGLAARVAGAEAFVHPQDLPETDLLLAADYAAHQAGFAAAQALTGGRARLYHLDTSDPDRPRARHLREEVARVVRARAANPEWLAGMRRHGFRGAAEIAATLDHLAAFAHLAGVVAPQLFDLYHDATLGDPVVRDFLARENPGALAAMEGRFAALHAAGLWQTRRNSIVASLERTA, encoded by the coding sequence ATGCATGTCATCTTTCGCGAAAGCCACGGTCTGGAAGAAACGGAGACGCCTGTCGATCTGGGCCAGAGCCCGGCCGACCTGGTGGTGCTCTCCTTCTCCGACAGCGACCTGGGCGCCTTCGCGGCGGGATGGCATCTGGCGCGGCGGGCCGGTGGCGAGAGGCTGCCGAGCCTGAGGCTCGGCAGTCTGGCGGCCCTGAAGCATCCTCTCTCGTTCGACACCTACGCGGAGCGGACGCTCCACGGCGCCCGAGGCATTCTGATCCGTTTGATCGGCGGCGCGTCCTACTGGAGTTATGGCCTTCAGCAGATAGAGAGTCTGGCCCGCAAACGGGGCATCGCGCTGGCGGTCCTGCCGGCCGACGGGCGCCCCGACCCGCAGCTCGAGGCCGCCTCGACCCTGCCGGCCTCGACGCTGCATCGCCTGACGCAGCTCTGCGACGGCGGCGGCGCCGTCGCGGCCCAGGCGGCGCTCGCGCAGTTGGCCCTCGCCGCCGGTCTCTATGCCGCTCCGGTCATCGGAGCCAAGACCCTGCCGACGGTCGGTGCCTGGACGCCGGAGCTGGGCAACTGCTGCCCCTTCGCCCTTTTCGACCCCGCAAAGCGGCGGCCGCGCGTGCTGGTCACCTTCTACCGTGCCTACCTGGCGGCTGCCGACCTGGACCCTTTGGAGACGCTCTTCGCCGCACTGCGCCGTCGCGGCTTCGACGTGGCCGGACTCTTCGCGCCCTCCCTGAAGGCTCCGGAGGCCGCCGGCTGGCTGGCCCGCCACGTCGCGGGCGCCGGTCCGGTTGCGGTCGTCAACGTCACGGCCTTCTCGGGACGCGGGGACGACGGCGCCTCTCCCCTGGACGCGGCCGGCGTACCGGTGTTTCAGATCGCGCTGGCCACCTCCAGCGAGGCGGCTTGGGCTGCGGCCGAACGCGGTCTGTCCCCCGCCGATCTGGCCATGCACGTGGTGCTGCCCGAGGTCGACGGACGGATCTTCGCCGGCGTCGCCTCCTTCAAGGAACCCGGCAGGCGCGATCCGCAGTTGGAGTTCGCCCGCTACAGCCATCGCGCGCAGCCCGACCGGATCGAGGCGATCGCCGCCAGGGTCGCCGCCTGGGCCCGCTTGCGGGAAAAGCCGGTGGCGGCAAAACACCTGGCGCTGGTTCTCTCGACCTATCCCGGCAAGGACTGGCAGATGGCCCATGCCGTGGGGCTCGACGCGCTCGGCTCGGCGGAGGCCATGCTGGAAGATCTCGCGGCGCAAGGCTATGCGGTGGCGGGCGGGGGACCTCTTTCCCAAACGCTGCGCGAAGACCGCCTGTCCTGGCCGTTGGAGTCCTACCGCGAGGCTCTGCCGACTCTGCCGGAGTCTCTTCGGCAGGCGCTGCATAAGGCCTGGGGCGCTCCCGAAGCCGATCCTGACTGTCACGACGGGGCCTTTCACTTCGCCGCGACCCGGCGCGGGGCCGCGCTGGTCGCCCTGCAGCCCGAGCGCGGCACCCCGGGACGACGTGATGACGACTATCACGACCTCTCGCGCGTGCCGCGCCACGCCTACGTCGCCTTCTACCTCTTCCTCCGCCAAGCCTTTGACTGCGACGCGCTGATCCACATCGGCGCTCATGGCACGCTGGAATGGCTGCCCGGCAAGGCCGTCGCGCTTTCGGAGGGCTGCTGGCCCGAGGCTCTGATCGGGGATCTGCCCGTCATCTATCCCTTCATCGTCAACGATCCCGGCGAGGCCGCTCAGGCCAAGCGCCGAATCGCTGCCGTCACCCTGGGCCACGTCCCTCCGCCCTTGCGTCGGAGCGCGACGCCGGAACGCCTGGCGCGGCTGGAAACGTTGTTGGACGAGTTTTCCAACGCGGACGGCCTGGACCCCAGGCGACGCGACCGCCTTCAGAACGACATTCGCGAAGAAGCGCGGTCGCTGGGCGTCGAAGCCGACCTTGGGTTGGACGCCGCCGCCTGTCCCGCCGAGGCGATCGGCCGGATCGACCGCTTCGTCTGCGATATCAAGGACAGCCAGTTCGGCGACGGTCTGCATGTCTACGGTCGCGCACCCGAGGCCGAAGCCGGTTTCGCCACGGCGGACTCCGTCGCCGGCGAACGCGCCGCCCTGACCGATGCACTGGCCGGTCGCCGGATTGCGGCCGGCCCCTCGGGATCCCCGTACCGTGGCCGCAGCGACGTGTTGCCCACGGGCCGCAACCTCTTCACCACCGACCCGCGGGCGGTCCCGACCCGCTCCGCCCATGCGCAGGGCCTGCGCCTCGCGGAGGAGCTGCTGCGCCGTCATCTGCAGGAGGAAGGCGACTGGCCGCGCGATCTGGTGATCGACCTATGGGGCTCCGCCACCATGCGCACGGCGGGCGAGGAATTTGCGATGGCGCTGCATCTGCTCGGGGCGAAGCCGATTTGGGACGAAGGATCGGAGCGGGTGAGCGGCGTCGAGATCTTGCCCCTGATGCTGCTGGACCGGCCGCGCATCGACGTGACGCTCAGGGTCTCCGGTCTGTTTCGCGATGTCTTCCCGACGCTCTCCGCACTCTTCGCCCAAGCGGTGCGCGCAGTCTGCGCCCGCGACGAGGCTCCGGACTGGAACCCCTATGCCGGCCGGCAGCCGGAGCCGCGTGTCTACGGCCCGGCACCGGGCAGCTACGGTCTCGGCCTGGGCGCGGCCGCCGAGGACTATACGCCCGAAGGACGGCTGGCGGCGGGCGAGGCCTGGCTCGCGGCCAGCGCCTGGGCTCTGGAGGGCGAGCGCGCGACCCGCGACCCGGAGGGCCTTGCCGCGCGCGTGGCCGGCGCCGAAGCCTTCGTGCACCCGCAGGACCTTCCGGAAACCGACCTGCTGCTGGCCGCCGACTATGCCGCCCACCAGGCCGGTTTCGCCGCCGCCCAGGCCCTGACCGGCGGCCGGGCCAGGCTGTACCATCTGGACACTAGCGATCCTGACAGACCACGCGCGCGTCACCTGCGCGAAGAGGTGGCACGGGTGGTCCGGGCACGCGCCGCCAACCCGGAGTGGCTGGCCGGCATGCGCCGTCACGGTTTTCGCGGTGCCGCCGAGATCGCCGCGACGCTGGATCACCTGGCGGCCTTCGCCCACCTGGCCGGCGTCGTCGCACCTCAGCTTTTCGACCTCTACCACGACGCCACGCTGGGTGACCCGGTGGTCCGCGATTTCCTGGCGCGGGAAAACCCGGGTGCCCTTGCGGCGATGGAAGGCCGTTTCGCCGCACTGCACGCGGCCGGACTCTGGCAAACCCGGCGCAACTCCATTGTCGCTTCGCTGGAGCGGACGGCATGA
- a CDS encoding cobyric acid synthase, producing MIQGTGSNVGKSLLVAGLCRAARRRGVRVAPFKPQNMSNNAAVTVEGGEIGRAQALQALASGLQPRVDMNPVLLKPETDVGAQVVVLGQRVTNVLARDYAALKPRLLEQVLASFARMKDEYDLVVVEGAGSPAEVNLRQGDIANMGFARAAGVPVILAGDIERGGVIAQLVGTQAVIDPADAATVAGFLINRFRGDPRLFDEGYRVIERSTGWPGFGVLPHFPEAWRLPAEDALDLPESPGSEGLKVVCLALSRIANFDDLDPLIQEPGVALTMLRPGRVLPGDTDLVILPGSKSTRGDLEFLRAQGWDVDLAAHRRRGGRILGICGGYQMLGRILRDPEGVEGPPGETQGLGLLEIETEMTPRKRLGETQAVHCATGQEFQGYEIHMGRSHGPDRTRPFAAVAGRPEGAVSPDGQVSGSYLHGMFRNDAFRAAYLNALGTASDARSYDAAVDRTLDGLADHMETHLDVTALLALAR from the coding sequence ATGATCCAGGGGACCGGCTCGAACGTCGGCAAGTCGCTGCTGGTCGCCGGGCTCTGCCGCGCCGCGCGGCGGCGCGGAGTGCGAGTCGCTCCCTTCAAGCCTCAGAACATGTCGAACAATGCCGCGGTGACGGTCGAGGGCGGCGAGATCGGGCGTGCCCAGGCCCTGCAGGCGCTCGCCAGCGGCCTGCAGCCTCGGGTCGACATGAATCCGGTCCTGCTCAAGCCGGAAACCGACGTGGGGGCCCAGGTCGTGGTCCTGGGACAACGGGTGACGAACGTGCTCGCGCGCGACTACGCGGCCCTCAAGCCCCGGCTGCTGGAGCAGGTGCTCGCGAGCTTTGCACGCATGAAGGACGAATACGATCTGGTCGTGGTCGAAGGCGCCGGCAGCCCGGCCGAGGTCAATCTGCGCCAAGGCGACATCGCCAACATGGGGTTTGCGCGCGCCGCCGGCGTGCCGGTGATCCTGGCCGGGGACATCGAGCGGGGCGGCGTGATCGCGCAACTGGTCGGCACGCAGGCGGTGATCGATCCGGCCGATGCCGCCACCGTCGCCGGGTTTCTGATCAATCGCTTTCGCGGCGATCCGCGCTTGTTCGACGAGGGCTACCGCGTCATCGAACGCTCCACCGGTTGGCCGGGATTCGGCGTTCTGCCTCACTTTCCCGAGGCCTGGCGCCTGCCGGCCGAGGATGCCCTCGACCTGCCGGAAAGCCCTGGCAGCGAGGGCCTGAAGGTGGTTTGCCTGGCGCTGTCGCGCATCGCCAACTTCGACGATCTGGATCCCTTGATCCAGGAACCGGGTGTTGCCTTGACCATGCTGAGGCCCGGCCGCGTGCTTCCCGGAGATACCGACCTCGTGATTCTCCCAGGCAGCAAGTCCACCCGTGGCGATCTGGAGTTCCTGCGCGCGCAGGGCTGGGACGTGGATCTGGCCGCCCATCGGCGGCGCGGCGGCCGGATCCTGGGCATCTGCGGCGGCTACCAGATGCTGGGTCGGATTCTGCGGGATCCCGAGGGCGTCGAGGGACCGCCGGGCGAGACGCAGGGGCTGGGCCTGTTGGAGATCGAGACCGAGATGACGCCGCGCAAGCGCCTGGGCGAGACGCAGGCCGTCCACTGCGCCACCGGCCAGGAGTTCCAGGGCTACGAGATCCATATGGGCCGCAGCCACGGACCCGATCGGACCCGGCCCTTCGCCGCCGTCGCGGGCCGGCCCGAGGGCGCGGTCAGTCCGGACGGACAGGTCAGCGGCAGTTACCTGCATGGGATGTTCCGCAACGATGCCTTCCGGGCGGCCTATCTGAACGCGCTGGGGACGGCAAGCGACGCGCGCTCCTACGACGCGGCGGTGGACCGCACGCTGGACGGCCTGGCCGACCATATGGAAACGCACTTGGATGTGACGGCGCTGCTCGCTCTGGCACGGTGA
- the cobW gene encoding cobalamin biosynthesis protein CobW: MTDLSKLPVTVVTGFLGSGKTTLIRHLLQNPGGKRLAVVVNEFGDVGVDGEILKSCAVPDCPAENIVELANGCICCTVADDFIPTIEALMALDPRPDHILIETSGLALPKPLLKAFDWPDIKSRITVDGVIALADAEAVAAGRFAPNTAAVEAQRRADDSLDHETPLSEVFEDQIACADIVLLTKPDLAGEAGIARARDAIAAETPRRLPMIEVAEGSVDPRIVLGLGAAAENDLDARPSHHDSPDGDDHDHEEFESLIVDLPEQSDPLALAARIEALAERQDILRVKGYAVVSGKPLRLLVQAVGARVRTQYDRPWRPDEARQGRLVVIAEHDTLDEKAVRTALTD, translated from the coding sequence ATGACTGATCTGTCGAAACTGCCCGTCACGGTGGTCACCGGTTTCCTCGGGTCCGGGAAAACAACCCTGATCCGCCACCTGCTGCAGAACCCCGGCGGCAAACGTCTGGCCGTGGTGGTCAACGAGTTCGGCGATGTCGGCGTCGACGGCGAGATCCTGAAGTCCTGCGCCGTCCCGGACTGCCCGGCCGAGAACATCGTGGAACTGGCCAACGGCTGCATCTGCTGCACCGTCGCGGACGACTTCATTCCGACCATCGAAGCCTTGATGGCGCTGGATCCGCGTCCCGACCATATCCTGATCGAGACCTCGGGCCTGGCTCTGCCTAAGCCGCTGCTCAAGGCCTTCGACTGGCCCGACATCAAGTCACGCATAACGGTCGACGGCGTGATCGCGCTGGCCGATGCCGAAGCGGTGGCCGCCGGCCGTTTCGCGCCCAATACCGCGGCCGTCGAGGCTCAGCGCCGGGCCGACGACAGCCTGGATCACGAAACACCCTTGTCCGAAGTCTTCGAGGATCAAATCGCCTGCGCCGATATCGTGCTTCTGACCAAGCCGGACTTGGCGGGAGAAGCCGGGATCGCCCGCGCGCGCGACGCCATCGCGGCGGAGACGCCGCGTCGTCTGCCGATGATCGAGGTGGCGGAGGGCAGCGTCGACCCGCGCATCGTTCTGGGCCTGGGCGCCGCCGCCGAGAACGATCTGGACGCGCGCCCGTCGCATCACGACTCGCCCGATGGCGACGATCACGACCACGAAGAGTTCGAGAGCCTGATCGTCGATCTGCCGGAGCAGTCGGACCCGCTCGCCCTGGCGGCGCGGATCGAGGCGCTGGCCGAGCGGCAGGACATCCTGCGGGTCAAAGGCTACGCCGTCGTCTCTGGAAAGCCTCTGCGCCTGTTGGTCCAGGCGGTCGGCGCGCGCGTGCGGACCCAGTACGACCGGCCCTGGCGGCCGGACGAGGCCCGGCAGGGCCGCCTGGTGGTGATTGCCGAACACGATACGCTCGATGAAAAGGCGGTCCGTACGGCGCTGACGGACTGA